The following proteins are encoded in a genomic region of Pyricularia oryzae 70-15 chromosome 6, whole genome shotgun sequence:
- a CDS encoding bifunctional P-450:NADPH-P450 reductase, whose amino-acid sequence MATSDDQTVPIPEPQGLPLLGNIGAIDNEFPLGSLLSMASKYGEIWRMRFPGRSLVFVSTQALVNEVCDEKRFYKSINPTLKEVRGGTHDGLFTAYPDEENWGIAHRILMPAFGPLSIRSMYDEMHDIASQLALKWARYGSNSPIMVTDDFTRLTLDTLALCSMGFRFNSYYSTEMHPFIDAMADFLVECGTRGRRPPLPSIFYRTQDQKFDSDIEILRKTAREVLEARKAGEGADRRDLLHAMLSGVDSKTGKKMTDESIMDNLITFLIAGHETTSGLLSFVFYELMKHPEFYEKAQREVDEVCGKGPITVEHMSKLPYLNAVLRETLRVHATIPNITVAAREDDVLGGKYKVSKDEVIVLLLAKSQVDPRVWGKDADEFVPERMLDENFERITKEFPNSWKPFGNGMRACIGRPFAWQEALLVMAMLLQNFNFVLAPNYQYALKQTLTLKPKDLYMRAILRDGLNPTTLERRLQGLSQGDSASTKQASGAGAGAAPADATGVPLTVLYGSNSGTCEALARRIATDAPSHGFYAATVDCMDSAKGKLPTDQAVVIITASYEGQPPDNAGHFVAWLEGSDKAAKPCKDVSYAVFGCGHKDWAQTFHRVPRLVDDSLQELGASRLVEPGLSDVSTGAVFSDFESWEDDKLWPALAARYQVNSEAAAAENGAEASVKVHVSNPRINTLRQDVKEARVIEAKVLTSRPESTSEGGRQFKRHLEIELPEGMEYSAGDYLAVLPVNPIDTVLRTLHRFGLARDAHVTIEMASSQSTALPTNTSVPAFELLSSYVELSQPATKRNLSALQDAASDEETKSQLGKLSGDDFADEVGAKRVSVLDLLERFPAIDLPIGSFLSMMPPMRVRQYSISSSPLVNPSRVTLSFSVLDAPSLSGQGRHIGVASNYLSSLNAGDSLHVSVRPSHAAFSLPSDQERTPLICAAAGTGLAPFRGFAQERAAMISAGRKLAPALLYFGCRDPDFDDLYRDEFDEWEKLGAVEVRRTYSRKPEASDGCKHVQDRIVADADRLLGLWMEGAKLYVCGSRGVSQSVMDAMTRIKMDKDRELHGKETTVEEARQYFDDLRNVRYATDVFD is encoded by the exons ATGGCTACCTCTGACGACCAAACCGTCCCAATTCCCGAGCCCCAGGGGTTGCCTTTGTTGGGCAACATTGGCGCAATCGACAATGAATTTCCTCTGGGATCTTTGCTGTCGATGGCCAGCAAGTATG GCGAAATATGGAGGATGAGGTTCCCGGGCAGGTCGCTGGTATTCGTTTCAACGCAGGCGTTGGTCAATGAAGTATGCGACGAAAAGCGCTTCTACAAGTCAATCAACCCGACCCTCAAA GAAGTCAGGGGAGGCACTCATGATGGCCTGTTCACGGCCTATCCTGACGAGGAGAACTGGGGCATCGCCCACCGCATCCTGATGCCCGCATTCGGGCCGCTGTCCATCAGGAGCATGTACGACGAGATGCACGATATTGCCTCTCAGCTAGCGCTCAAATGGGCGCGTTACGGCTCCAACTCGCCCATCATGGTCACCGACGACTTCACCAGGTTGACCCTCGACACGCTGGCGCTGTGCTCGATGGGCTTCCGATTCAACAGCTATTATTCAACCGAGATGCATCCCTTTATCGACGCCATGGCCGACTTTCTTGTCGAGTGCGGCACCCGTGGGAGGCGGCCTCCGCTGCCGTCCATCTTTTACCGAACGCAGGACCAAAAGTTCGACTCGGACATTGAGATCCTCCGGAAGACGGCACGCGAGGTGCTCGAGGCCCGCAAAGCCGGAGAGGGCGCCGACCGTAGGGATCTTCTCCACGCCATGCTCAGTGGCGTCGATTCCAAAACCGGGAAAAAGATGACGGACGAGAGCATCATGGACAACCTGATCACCTTCCTAATTGCAGGGCATGAGACGACTTCAGGACTGCTCTCGTTTGTCTTTTACGAACTGATGAAGCACCCAGAATTTTACGAAAAGGCACAGCGGGAGGTCGACGAGGTTTGCGGCAAGGGTCCCATCACGGTCGAGCACATGTCCAAGCTCCCTTACCTGAACGCCGTTCTGCGCGAAACCCTGAGGGTGCACGCCACGATCCCCAACATCACGGTTGCTGCTCGTGAGGATGATGTGCTCGGCGGCAAGTACAAGGTCAGCAAGGATGAAGTTATCGTGCTTCTGCTGGCCAAGTCGCAGGTCGATCCCCGGGTCTGGGGCAAGGACGCCGACGAATTCGTTCCCGAACGCATGCTCGACGAGAACTTTGAGCGCATCACCAAGGAGTTCCCCAATTCATGGAAGCCATTCGGCAACGGCATGCGCGCCTGCATCGGCCGTCCTTTTGCCTGgcaggaggccctgctgGTCATGGCCATGCTCCTGCAAAACTTCAACTTTGTCCTGGCCCCCAATTACCAGTACGCCCTGAAGCAGACCTTGACCCTCAAGCCCAAGGATCTGTACATGCGCGCCATCCTCCGAGACGGACTCAACCCGACCACCCTGGAGCGCCGTCTGCAGGGCCTCAGCCAGGGGGACAGCGCCAGCACAAAACAGGCGAGCGGTGCCGGTGCGGGTGCGGCCCCTGCCGACGCCACCGGCGTCCCCCTGACCGTACTGTACGGGTCCAACAGTGGCACCTGCGAGGCGCTGGCCCGCCGCATCGCCACGGACGCGCCCTCGCACGGCTTCTACGCCGCGACCGTCGACTGCATGGACAGCGCCAAGGGCAAGCTGCCCACCGACCAAgccgtcgtcatcatcactgCGTCGTACGAGGGACAGCCGCCAGACAACGCTGGCCATTTCGTCGCCTGGCTCGAGGGCAGCGACAAGGCCGCAAAGCCCTGCAAGGACGTCTCGTACGCCGTCTTTGGATGTGGTCACAAGGACTGGGCGCAGACGTTCCACCGCGTCCCCAGGCTCGTGGACGATTCGCTCCAGGAGCTGGGTGCGTCCAGGCTGGTCGAGCCGGGCTTGAGCGACGTGTCGACCGGCGCTGTGTTTTCCGATTTCGAATCGTGGGAAGACGACAAGCTCTGGCCTGCGCTGGCGGCGCGGTACCAGGTCAACTCCGAGGCCGCGGCTGCCGAGAATGGCGCCGAGGCCTCGGTCAAGGTCCACGTCAGCAACCCGCGCATCAACACGCTGCGGCAGGATGTCAAGGAGGCTCGCGTCATCGAGGCCAAGGTTCTCACCTCGAGACCCGAGTCCACCAGTGAAGGGGGCAGGCAGTTCAAGAGGCATCTCGAGATTGAGCTTCCCGAGGGCATGGAGTACTCTGCTGGTGATTATCTCGCCGTGCTGCCTGTCAACCCCATCGACACGGTTCTGAGGACTTTGCACCGCTTCGGCCTGGCACGCGACGCCCACGTCACCATCGAgatggccagcagccagtctaCCGCCCTGCCCACCAACACATCTGTTCCTGCATTTGAGCTGCTCAGTTCGTATGTCGAGCTGTCGCAGCCGGCCACCAAGAGG AATCTCTCTGCGCTACAGGATGCAGCCTCCGACGAGGAGACCAAGTCCCAGCTTGGCAAGCTTTCAGGCGATGACTTTGCCGACGAGGTTGGTGCCAAGCGGGTGTCGGTGCTTGACTTGCTGGAGCGTTTCCCTGCCATTGATCTTCCGATCGGCAGTTTCCTCTCCATGATGCCCCCGATGAGGGTGCGACAATA CTCCATCTCCTCCTCTCCCCTTGTGAACCCCTCCCGAGTCACCCTTTCCTTCTCGGTGCTCGACGCGCCGTCCCTCTCCGGACAGGGTCGCCACATCGGCGTTGCATCAAACTACCTGAGCTCGCTCAACGCCGGCGACAGCCTGCACGTGTCGGTCCGCCCGTCGCACGCAGCCTTCAGCCTGCCGTCCGACCAGGAGAGGACCCCGCTCATCtgcgcggcggcggggacGGGCCTGGCCCCGTTCAGGGGTTTCGCGCAGGAGCGCGCGGCCATGATCTCGGCGGGGCGCAAGCTCGCGCCCGCCCTGCTGTACTTTGGCTGCCGCGACCCGGACTTTGACGACCTGTACCGCGACGAGTTCGACGAGTGGGAGAAGCTGGGCGCCGTCGAGGTGCGCAGGACCTACAGCCGCAAGCCCGAGGCCAGCGACGGCTGCAAGCACGTGCAGGACCGCATCGTGGCCGACGCCGACCGGCTCCTGGGCCTGTGGATGGAGGGCGCCAAGCTGTACGTGTGCGGCTCCAGGGGCGTCTCGCAGTCCGTCATGGACGCCATGACGCGCATCAAGATGGACAAGGACAGGGAGCTGCATGGCAAGGAGACGACGGTGGAGGAGGCCAGGCAGTATTTTGACGACTTGAGGAATGTTCGCTACGCAACAGACGTGTTTGATTGA
- a CDS encoding galactose oxidase, with product MGNILYSAFVGAILATTLVSAASTPKGCFKNPPKNQAALGTAYPQLNNAKMTVAMCEEYCTKYHSSVFALDRGRYCTCGDAVLPEAVAATSAQCKTKCGGDAGAICGATGYFNLYELDTSSYPSAGQWGPIVKFPVVPVSVALIPESGDLIVWSSGWPDRFTNGGNGKTYTSIYNVQTGNVSEAIIQNTSHDMFCPGTSMDEFGRIVVTGGSGAAKTSVFDFQNGQRSPWMPASDLTNPRGYQSSVTTSEGKIFTIGGTFSGNGKRDGEVYDVNANKWTKLPGCPATIMRVAGGLYPDSHTWLWGWKDGFVLQAGPSKKMNWFDTKGTGGNKPAGTRGADQDSMCGVTAMYDAAAGKVFTYGGGLRYTGESGSNAAHVLTLPDTPGDLVAVERVSDGQFGRGYHNAVVLPDGKVFVVGGMSRMALFSDGSPQLFPEIWDPATGGFTTMRPHTIPRNYHSTAMLMADGTVFSGGGGLCGAGCSANHFDGQFFSPPYLFQADGRTPAQRPVIRSLGPASGANGAVEVRAGDQVTVTMQDAGAYSFSMIRTGSTTHTVNTDSRRIPLAGQDVGGGSYVVTVPSDYGIATPGYYMLFALSEAGVPAVAKFFRVGL from the exons ATGGGCAACATTCTCTACTCGGCTTTTGTAGGAGCCATCTTGGCCACCACACTCGTTTCGGCAGCCTCAACCCCCAAGGGCTGCTTCAAGAACCCACCGAAAAATCAAGCTGCCCTCGGGACAGCATACCCACAACTCAACAATGCGAAAATGACGGTGGCCATGTGCGAAGAGTACTGCACAAAATACCACAGCAGCGTCTTTGCTTTGGACCGCGGCCGATACTGCACGTGCGGCGATGCTGTCCTCCCCGAGGCGGTGGCAGCCACGAGCGCGCAGTGCAAGACAAAGTGCGGAGGCGACGCTGGAGCAATCTGCGGCGCTACCGGCTATTTCAACCTCTACGAGCTCGACACGTCCAGCTACCCGAGCGCCGGACAGTGGGGGCCTATTGTCAAGTTTCCTGTCGTCCCCGTCTCCGTGGCTCTTATTCCCGAGTCGGGTGACTTGATTGTCTGGTCATCTGGCTGGCC TGATCGGTTCACCAAcggcggcaacggcaagACTTATACATCCATCTACAATGTTCAGACTGGAAATGTCAGCGAAGCCATCATTCAGAATACTTCGCACGACATGTTCTGCCCTGGAACCTCAATGGACGAGTTTGGCCGCATCGTCGTCACTGGCGGCTCCGGCGCCGCCAAAACCAGCGTCTTTGATTTTCAAAACGGCCAGCGCTCCCCCTGGATGCCTGCTTCCGACCTGACAAACCCTCGCGGCTATCAGTCCAGCGTCACAAC GTCCGAGGGCAAGATCTTCACCATTGGCGGTACCTTTAGCGGCAACGGCAAGCGGGACGGCGAGGTCTACGACGTCAACGCGAACAAGTGGACCAAGCTCCCCGGCTGCCCGGCAACCATCATGCGCGTTGCCGGCGGCCTGTACCCCGACAGCCACACGTGGCTCTGGGGCTGGAAGGACGGCTTTGTGCTGCAGGCTGGGCCGTCCAAGAAGATGAACTGGTTCGACACCAAGGGCACGGGCGGCAACAAGCCAGCCGGCACCCGCGGCGCCGACCAGGACTCCATGTGCGGCGTGACCGCCATGTACGACGCGGCGGCCGGCAAGGTCTTCACctacggcggcggcctgcgCTACACGGGCGAAAGCGGGTCCAATGCGGCGCACGTCCTGACCCTCCCCGACACGCCGGGCGACCTCGTGGCGGTGGAGCGCGTCTCGGACGGCCAGTTCGGGCGCGGCTACCACAACGCCGTGGTGCTGCCGGACGGCAAGGTGTTTGTGGTGGGCGGCATGTCCAGGATGGCGCTCTTCTCCGACGGCAGCCCGCAGCTGTTCCCCGAGATCTGGGACCCGGCCACGGGCGGCTTCACGACCATGCGCCCGCACACCATCCCGCGCAACTACCACTCGACGGCGATGCTCATGGCCGACGGTACCGTCTtctcgggcggcggcggcctgtgCGGCGCCGGCTGCTCCGCCAACCACTTTGACGGCCAGTTCTTCAGCCCGCCGTACCTGTTCCAGGCCGACGGCAGGACCCCCGCCCAGCGGCCCGTCATCCGCAGCCTGGGCCCGGCCTCGGGGGCCAACGGCGCCGTCGAGGTCAGGGCCGGCGACCAGGTCACCGTCACCATGCAGGACGCCGGCGCCTACAGCTTCAGCATGATCCGCACCGGCTCCACCACCCACACGGTCAACACCGACAGCAGGCGCATTCCGCTCGCCGGCCAGGAcgtgggcggcggcagctaCGTCGTCACCGTGCCGAGCGACTATGGCATCGCCACGCCCGGCTACTACATGTTGTTTGCGTTGAGCGAGGCCGGCGTTCCCGCTGTGGCCAAGTTCTTCAGAGTAGGCTTGTAA